The following proteins are co-located in the Castanea sativa cultivar Marrone di Chiusa Pesio chromosome 8, ASM4071231v1 genome:
- the LOC142606133 gene encoding uncharacterized protein LOC142606133: MENNGNVYQREAFANARKPPTRLQKRAPDSLQLDEVARSIPTNPFAAGSETPKAIPFLSPLVLSPQPLSETGEKRLWDGTNNEQNSGTKRSPTSPSGGWQHPAVAAGTDPSTLLTSFQAQCMLVDHVQ; encoded by the coding sequence ATGGAGAACAATGGCAATGTTTATCAGAGAGAAGCCTTTGCCAATGCGAGGAAGCCCCCCACAAGGCTACAAAAGCGTGCCCCAGATTCTCTTCAACTTGATGAGGTAGCCAGAAGTATTCCCACCAACCCTTTTGCAGCCGGTAGTGAAACACCAAAGGCAATTCCATTTTTATCGCCGCTCGTTCTATCCCCACAACCATTGTCAGAGACAGGAGAAAAACGATTGTGGGATGGCACCAATAATGAACAAAACAGTGGTACCAAGAGAAGCCCAACCTCACCATCAGGTGGATGGCAACATCCGGCTGTGGCCGCAGGCACAGATCCATCGACCCTTTTAACTTCATTTCAAGCACAGTGCATGCTTGTGGACCATGTGCAATGA
- the LOC142607762 gene encoding transcription initiation factor IIA large subunit-like has protein sequence MAATATTTTTSAVYIQVIEDVINKVREEFVNNAGPGEDVLKELQGTWEAKMIQAGVVIGPIERSGAPKPTPGGPITPVHDLNVPYEGTEEYETPTAEMLFPPTPLQTPIQTPLPGTVDSSMYNIPTGSSDYPTPGSDTGGGGGGGGGGSGGSGSGTNNNDPKTGKPSQFMQPPSPWMSQRPPLDVNVAYVEGRDEADRGTSHQPLTQDFFMMSSGKRKREDLPPQYHAGGFIPQQDGAGDATSEVFEIEVSGGSTSLGGHGIVTSANKEMLAHAARSCSKIPQLDGPIPDPYEDDVISTPNIYNYQGVFNEDYNIANTPAPNDVPAGTPAVVAHNDVGEDDDDEPPLNENDDDDFDDVDQVEEQNTQHLVLAQFDKVTRTKSRWKCTLKDGIMHINNKDILFNKATGEFDF, from the exons ATGGCGGCTACGGctacgacgacgacgacgagcGCCGTCTACATCCAGGTCATCGAGGATGTCATCAACAAGGTTCGCGAAGAGTTCGTCAACAACGCTGGTCCTGGTGAAGACGTTCTCAAAGAGCTTCAAGGA ACGTGGGAGGCGAAAATGATTCAAGCCGGTGTTGTGATTGGTCCAATAGAGAGGAGTGGGGCACCTAAGCCCACACCTGGGGGTCCTATTACTCCGGTTCACGATCTTAATGTGCCGTATGAAGGGACTGAGGAGTATGAAACTCCCACTGCTGAAATGCTCTTTCCTCCA ACACCGTTGCAGACTCCCATACAAACACCTTTACCGGGAACTGTAGACAGCTCAATGTATAACATTCCTACTGGATCTAGTGACTATCCCACACCTGGAAGTGatactggtggtggtggtggtggtggtggtggaggcaGCGGCGGTAGTGGCAGTGGCACCAACAATAATGATCCGAAAACTGGAAAGCCTAGCCAATTCATG CAACCTCCTTCTCCTTGGATGAGCCAAAGGCCTCCACTTGATGTTAACGTTG CTTACGTGGAAGGGCGGGATGAGGCAGACAGAGGAACTTCTCATCAACCGCTGACACAG GACTTCTTCATGATGTCTTCTGGAAAACGAAAACGTGAAGATTTACCTCCTCAATATCATGCTGGTGGATTTATACCCCAGCAGGATGGAGCAGGGGATGCTACTTCTGAGGTGTTTGAGATTGAG GTAAGTGGGGGAAGCACTTCTCTGGGTGGACATGGCATAGTCACCAGTGCAAATAAAGAGATGTTAGCACATGCGGCAAGGTCTTGTTCAAAGATTCCTCAACTTGATGGACCAATTCCTGATCCATATGAGGATGATGTCATTTCTACTCCCAAT ATATACAATTATCAAGGAGTTTTCAATGAAGACTACAACATAGCAAACACACCAGCTCCTAATG atGTACCGGCAGGTACTCCTGCTGTAGTTGCTCATAATGATGTTGGagaggatgatgatgacgaGCCCCCATTAAAcgaaaatgatgatgatgattttgatgatgtggaCCAAGTAGAGGAGCAAAACACACAGCATTTAGTTTTGGCACAGTTTGATAAG GTGACGCGTACCAAGAGCAGGTGGAAATGCACGCTGAAGGATGGCATTATGCACATAAACAATAAGGACATTCTCTTTAACAAG GCAACGGGAGAGTTTGACTTCTGA